From Actinoplanes oblitus, a single genomic window includes:
- a CDS encoding citrate synthase — protein sequence MTDVKLDHPGGQLSMGVREAVDGPGGIDVSALLKETGYVTLDQGFVNTASTTSSITYIDGDAGILRYRGYPIEQLAEKSTFLEVSYLLMKGELPTEAQLRDFADKIRVHTLLQEEMRTFFSGFPRDAHPMAVLSSAVTALSTFYQDALDPLDDEQVEISAIRLMAKLPTIAAYAYKKSIGHPLPYPDNSLDYVENFLRLTFGLPTVNYDVDPKVAKILDMLFILHADHEQNCSTSSVRLVGSAQANLFASVSAGINALSGPLHGGANAAVLEMLEQIRKDGGDVNSFVTRVKNKEKGVKLMGFGHRVYKNYDPRAAIVKKAAQEMLSTLETPDPLLDIAFQLEEIALRDDYFVSRKLYPNVDFYTGLIYKAMGFPTKMFTVLFAIGRLPGWIAQWQEMMHDPANKIGRPRQIYTGSPVRDFVPMSQR from the coding sequence ATGACGGATGTCAAGCTCGACCACCCTGGCGGGCAATTGTCGATGGGTGTGCGCGAGGCCGTCGACGGTCCGGGCGGCATCGACGTCAGTGCTCTGCTGAAGGAAACCGGTTACGTCACCCTCGACCAGGGTTTCGTCAACACCGCGTCGACCACGTCGTCGATCACCTACATCGACGGTGACGCCGGCATCCTGCGGTACCGCGGATACCCGATCGAGCAGCTGGCCGAGAAGTCGACCTTCCTCGAGGTCTCGTACCTGCTGATGAAGGGGGAGCTGCCGACCGAGGCGCAGCTGCGCGACTTCGCCGACAAGATCCGGGTGCACACGCTGCTGCAGGAGGAGATGCGGACGTTCTTCTCCGGTTTCCCCCGCGACGCGCACCCGATGGCGGTGCTCTCCTCGGCGGTGACCGCGCTGTCCACGTTCTACCAGGACGCGCTCGACCCGCTCGACGACGAGCAGGTGGAGATCTCCGCGATCCGGCTGATGGCGAAACTTCCGACCATCGCGGCGTACGCCTACAAGAAGTCGATCGGCCACCCGCTGCCGTACCCGGACAACTCGCTCGACTACGTCGAGAACTTCCTGCGTCTGACGTTCGGCCTGCCGACCGTCAACTACGACGTCGACCCCAAGGTCGCGAAGATCCTCGACATGCTGTTCATCCTGCACGCCGACCACGAGCAGAACTGCTCCACGTCGTCGGTGCGGCTGGTCGGCTCGGCCCAGGCGAACCTGTTCGCCTCGGTCTCGGCCGGCATCAACGCGCTGTCCGGCCCGCTGCACGGCGGCGCCAACGCGGCGGTCCTCGAGATGCTCGAGCAGATCCGCAAGGACGGCGGCGACGTCAACTCGTTCGTCACCCGGGTGAAGAACAAGGAAAAGGGCGTCAAGCTGATGGGCTTCGGCCACCGGGTCTACAAGAATTACGACCCGCGCGCCGCCATCGTCAAGAAGGCCGCCCAGGAGATGCTCTCGACCCTGGAGACGCCGGACCCGCTGCTGGACATCGCGTTCCAGCTCGAGGAGATCGCACTGCGCGACGACTACTTCGTCTCCCGCAAGCTGTACCCGAACGTCGACTTCTACACCGGCCTGATCTACAAGGCCATGGGTTTCCCGACGAAGATGTTCACGGTGCTGTTCGCGATCGGTCGCCTGCCGGGCTGGATCGCCCAGTGGCAGGAGATGATGCACGACCCGGCCAACAAGATCGGTCGCCCGCGGCAGATCTACACCGGCTCGCCGGTGCGCGACTTCGTGCCGATGTCGCAGCGCTGA
- a CDS encoding universal stress protein — protein sequence MQIPSRPPVVAGVNGTAAGLAAVRLAAREAISRGTHLSVVHAFSWDEPETRRAAARVVEEAVTTAQRSTPGLDVRGQLVDGPAGRVLRKASRTAALLVVGADDLAATGRLPDTSPLLEAVTQAWCPVLVARGPRPPSGRVLAAVDGSAPSVLALRWAAEQARRGRIPLDVTHVGSEETGQEVLDAVLAALSDPPPLRRRVLTGPPAAALVRASRRAGMIALGPRGAGGAGRFGSVADELLRHGGCPTVFVHGRREPAGRSKPGYSTGQFRPVTSRPLLR from the coding sequence ATGCAGATCCCGAGTCGGCCACCGGTGGTGGCCGGGGTGAACGGGACCGCGGCCGGCCTGGCCGCCGTGCGCCTGGCCGCCCGGGAGGCGATCTCCCGCGGAACTCACTTGTCAGTGGTGCACGCCTTCAGCTGGGACGAGCCGGAGACCCGCCGCGCCGCCGCACGCGTCGTCGAGGAGGCGGTCACCACCGCCCAGCGTTCCACACCCGGCCTCGACGTGCGGGGTCAACTCGTGGATGGACCCGCCGGCCGGGTGTTGCGCAAGGCCAGCCGGACCGCCGCGCTACTGGTCGTCGGCGCCGACGACCTGGCCGCGACCGGCCGGCTGCCGGACACGTCGCCGCTGCTGGAGGCGGTGACGCAGGCCTGGTGCCCGGTGCTGGTGGCGCGCGGGCCGCGCCCGCCGTCCGGGCGGGTGCTGGCCGCCGTCGACGGTTCGGCGCCGTCCGTGCTGGCCCTGCGCTGGGCCGCCGAGCAGGCCCGCCGAGGCCGGATCCCGCTGGACGTGACGCACGTGGGATCCGAGGAGACCGGCCAGGAGGTGCTGGACGCGGTGCTCGCCGCACTGTCCGACCCGCCACCACTGCGCCGCCGGGTGCTGACCGGCCCGCCGGCCGCCGCCCTGGTGCGCGCCTCCCGCCGGGCCGGGATGATCGCGCTGGGCCCGCGCGGGGCGGGCGGGGCCGGCCGATTCGGATCGGTGGCCGACGAGCTGTTACGGCACGGCGGCTGCCCGACCGTTTTTGTTCACGGGCGCCGGGAACCGGCGGGCAGGTCGAAACCGGGGTACTCAACTGGCCAATTCCGGCCGGTGACGTCACGTCCGTTGCTACGGTGA
- a CDS encoding putative bifunctional diguanylate cyclase/phosphodiesterase: MPSVLPPAIARRQWQFMAAIGVLATALYAAYSSSGLAAASLVVLGVLTVAACFVGPRRWGAEPPVAWLLMALAALLFLIGLLIRPTVTNQPMPLPLLADAASFSGYLLLGAFLCMLLRSRQSLERHAVLDGLIVCLAAGLTSTLLLAAPAAAIPGRSPLLSIIQGTYPLLDVVLALLVINLAFTTKTWPISMIALLVMMVGLFVGDTAYAIVGVNGHIYASPLLNLPYAPAYAALGVAALHPSVAEMSRAERLPVQAWSWQRLAVLLPALFLPFALLLTTGTSAASHRLLIAVAGALMILLLLARAISAVQAQVAAQLHSEHQATHDPLTSLPNRQSISSEIERLVTAVGPDGPQRVWVYMLDLDGFKWVNDSWGHDTGDQLVIEVGRRLRAHVPETVPVARVGGDEFLLAFVGDKAGALRLVDDIRGCFARPFTVRDTEVVISASIGIAHSVGDAVRSAVTAEALMRDADTAMYRAKAEGPGRSTIFDTSMHDQARERIELEVALRQALADHQLYVVYQPIVRLETGMPVGAEALVRWEHPTRGQIPPMLFIPIAEDAGLISQIGTFVRNEALRQLGVWRSQGVVSESFYLSINVSPRQLSEPELPLVISGELFKYGVPAQCVALEMTESVMVDGSSVTGRVLHELRQLGAKLLVDDFGTGFSALGYLRRFPVTGVKIDRSFVIGLGKNVEDDEIVRAVVAMSHALGLSVIAEGVETVLQREALYHVGVVNGQGWLWGKAVSATEFAERWHLSADLPEIPLPVAAVTSSGRHRRPDTA; this comes from the coding sequence GTGCCCTCCGTGCTCCCGCCCGCCATCGCCCGCCGCCAATGGCAGTTCATGGCCGCGATCGGCGTTCTGGCCACCGCGCTCTACGCGGCGTACTCGTCGTCGGGCCTCGCCGCGGCCAGCCTGGTGGTGCTCGGCGTGCTCACCGTGGCGGCATGTTTCGTCGGGCCGCGCCGCTGGGGCGCCGAGCCGCCGGTGGCCTGGCTGCTGATGGCGCTGGCCGCACTGCTCTTCCTGATCGGGCTGCTGATCCGGCCGACGGTCACCAACCAGCCGATGCCGCTGCCGCTGCTCGCCGACGCGGCCAGCTTCAGCGGATACCTGCTGCTCGGCGCGTTCCTGTGCATGCTGCTGCGCAGCCGGCAGAGCCTGGAACGGCACGCCGTGCTGGACGGGCTGATCGTCTGCCTGGCCGCCGGGCTGACCAGCACGCTGCTGCTGGCCGCGCCGGCCGCCGCGATCCCGGGCCGGTCGCCGCTGCTCTCCATCATCCAGGGCACCTATCCGCTCCTCGACGTGGTGCTCGCCCTGCTCGTGATCAACCTGGCGTTCACCACCAAGACCTGGCCGATCAGCATGATCGCGCTGCTGGTGATGATGGTCGGGCTGTTCGTCGGCGACACCGCGTACGCGATCGTCGGCGTGAACGGCCACATCTACGCCTCACCGCTGCTGAACCTGCCGTACGCGCCGGCCTACGCGGCGCTCGGCGTGGCCGCCCTGCACCCGTCGGTCGCCGAGATGAGCCGCGCCGAGCGGCTGCCCGTGCAGGCCTGGTCCTGGCAGCGGCTGGCGGTGCTGCTGCCGGCGCTGTTCCTGCCGTTCGCGCTGCTGCTGACCACCGGCACCAGCGCGGCCTCGCACCGGCTGCTGATCGCGGTGGCCGGCGCCCTGATGATCCTGCTGCTGCTGGCCCGGGCGATCTCCGCGGTGCAGGCGCAGGTCGCCGCCCAGCTGCACTCCGAGCACCAGGCCACCCACGACCCGCTCACCTCGCTGCCGAACCGGCAGTCCATCTCCAGCGAGATCGAGCGCCTGGTCACCGCGGTCGGCCCGGACGGCCCGCAGCGGGTCTGGGTCTACATGCTCGACCTGGACGGCTTCAAGTGGGTGAACGACTCGTGGGGCCACGACACCGGTGACCAGCTGGTGATCGAGGTGGGCCGGCGGCTGCGCGCCCACGTGCCGGAGACGGTGCCGGTGGCCCGGGTCGGCGGCGACGAGTTCCTGCTCGCCTTCGTCGGCGACAAGGCCGGCGCGCTGCGGCTGGTCGACGACATCCGGGGCTGCTTCGCCAGGCCCTTCACGGTCCGGGACACCGAGGTGGTGATCAGCGCGTCGATCGGGATCGCGCACTCGGTCGGTGACGCGGTGCGCTCCGCGGTGACCGCCGAGGCGCTGATGCGCGACGCGGACACCGCGATGTACCGGGCCAAGGCCGAGGGGCCGGGCCGGTCCACCATCTTCGACACCTCGATGCACGACCAGGCACGGGAGCGGATCGAGCTGGAGGTCGCGCTGCGCCAGGCGCTCGCCGACCACCAGCTCTACGTGGTGTACCAGCCGATCGTCCGGCTGGAGACCGGGATGCCGGTGGGCGCCGAGGCGCTGGTCCGCTGGGAGCACCCGACCCGCGGCCAGATCCCGCCGATGCTGTTCATCCCGATCGCCGAGGACGCCGGGCTGATCTCGCAGATCGGCACGTTCGTCCGCAACGAGGCGCTGCGCCAGCTCGGCGTGTGGCGTTCGCAGGGTGTCGTGTCGGAGAGCTTCTACCTGTCGATCAACGTGTCGCCGCGCCAGCTGAGCGAGCCGGAGCTGCCGCTGGTGATCTCCGGCGAGCTGTTCAAGTACGGCGTCCCGGCGCAGTGCGTGGCGCTGGAGATGACCGAGTCGGTGATGGTGGACGGCTCCAGCGTCACCGGCCGGGTCCTGCACGAGCTGCGCCAGCTCGGCGCGAAACTGCTGGTCGACGACTTCGGCACGGGCTTCTCCGCGCTCGGCTACCTGCGCCGCTTCCCGGTCACCGGCGTCAAGATCGACCGGTCGTTCGTGATCGGCCTGGGTAAGAACGTCGAGGACGACGAGATCGTCCGCGCGGTGGTCGCGATGAGCCACGCGCTCGGCCTCAGCGTGATCGCCGAGGGCGTGGAGACGGTGCTGCAGCGGGAGGCGCTCTACCACGTCGGCGTGGTGAACGGGCAGGGCTGGCTCTGGGGCAAGGCGGTCTCGGCCACCGAGTTCGCCGAGCGCTGGCACCTGTCGGCGGACCTGCCGGAGATCCCGCTGCCGGTCGCCGCGGTGACCAGCTCCGGGCGGCACCGCCGCCCGGACACCGCCTGA
- a CDS encoding exodeoxyribonuclease III, producing MRFATWNVNSVKARLPRLLDWLEHTAPDVVCLQETKVGEDGFPADEVGELGYRTAAYGQGRWNGVALLSRVGVEDVRRGFPGEPGFPDPEARAVSAVCDGIRFMSVYVPNGRTPDDPHYLYKLEWLRVLRDVLAADLAAGPLVVAGDFNVAPADADVWDPAVFAGSTHVTPPERAAIAALRDLGLTDVPARAMKGDHPFTYWDYRAGMFHQNKGMRIDHVYASADLAAMVTDAVVDREARKGKGPSDHAPVVVDLKR from the coding sequence ATGCGCTTCGCCACCTGGAACGTCAACTCGGTCAAGGCCCGGCTCCCCCGCCTGCTCGACTGGCTGGAGCACACCGCTCCGGACGTGGTCTGCCTGCAGGAGACGAAGGTCGGCGAGGACGGCTTCCCCGCCGACGAGGTGGGCGAGCTGGGGTATCGGACGGCCGCGTACGGCCAGGGCCGCTGGAACGGGGTGGCGCTGCTGTCCCGGGTGGGCGTCGAGGACGTGCGCCGCGGCTTTCCCGGCGAGCCCGGCTTCCCGGACCCGGAGGCCCGGGCGGTCAGCGCGGTCTGCGACGGCATCCGGTTCATGTCGGTGTACGTGCCGAACGGCCGCACCCCCGACGACCCGCACTACCTCTACAAGCTGGAGTGGCTGCGGGTGCTGCGCGACGTGCTCGCCGCGGACCTGGCCGCCGGGCCGCTCGTGGTGGCCGGCGACTTCAACGTGGCACCGGCCGACGCCGACGTCTGGGATCCGGCCGTCTTCGCCGGCTCGACCCACGTCACGCCGCCGGAGCGGGCCGCCATCGCCGCGCTGCGCGACCTCGGGCTCACCGACGTGCCGGCCCGGGCCATGAAAGGCGACCATCCGTTCACCTATTGGGATTACCGCGCCGGCATGTTCCACCAGAACAAGGGGATGCGGATCGACCACGTCTACGCCAGCGCCGACCTGGCCGCCATGGTCACGGATGCCGTGGTGGATCGCGAGGCGCGCAAGGGGAAAGGCCCGTCCGATCACGCACCGGTGGTGGTCGACCTCAAGCGCTGA
- a CDS encoding PP2C family protein-serine/threonine phosphatase, whose translation MSTRMPASAGDPHTPPSTVTALPAATPELLRAALDAATDAMLLCTTAGDTVVLVNAAAQALVPDLRPGETLTAAPLAELAAAAADGADTFRSEHHHRFLYGVKRRLDDRHYAWYLRDRTAEQERTAALEAERARAAFLADAGRHLSASLHLRRVRRTTAELAAAHLADAAVVILPPHKRQSAWTRMVAGRPVEEGTLAERGLSEVPGLREVIDGFPPIPSRWLDPAQAPGWLLPAAFGPIGALLVTPLPGNAEPAGALILARGGPQASFSEADEALARVFAARAGAALAAATLYRDQVDTTSVLQADLLPPELPVSEGFELAGSYQAAFEALQVGGDFYEVFGPSGASTDTLLALGDVCGIGPEAAVLTGKVRQTLRALRLMHAGPETMLRVLNQALLASGRNQRFVTLVVGSVTRAEHGRVRLELVSGGHPRPLVLRADRTVEEVPVSGTLIGVMPETVVHPATVELAPGELCLLYSDGLTEARGGPGGRDEFGETRLRQALSSCAGLPGAVALERLRQLVSDWVHGGTTDDIAMLSIRAAERTPLSLRGGGAPNESPYLRAARRADRRARPRA comes from the coding sequence ATGTCAACCCGGATGCCGGCTTCGGCCGGCGATCCACACACGCCCCCGAGCACGGTGACCGCACTGCCGGCCGCGACGCCGGAGCTGTTGCGGGCGGCTCTCGACGCGGCCACCGACGCGATGCTGCTGTGCACCACGGCCGGCGACACCGTCGTGCTGGTCAACGCGGCCGCCCAGGCCCTGGTGCCGGACCTGCGGCCCGGCGAGACGCTGACCGCGGCGCCGCTCGCCGAGCTGGCCGCGGCCGCGGCCGACGGCGCCGACACCTTCCGCTCAGAGCATCACCACCGTTTTCTGTACGGCGTGAAGCGCCGGCTCGACGACCGCCACTACGCCTGGTACCTGCGGGATCGCACCGCCGAGCAGGAGCGCACCGCCGCACTGGAGGCCGAGCGGGCCCGGGCGGCGTTCCTGGCCGACGCCGGCCGGCACCTGTCCGCCTCCTTGCACCTGCGCCGGGTCCGGCGCACCACCGCCGAGCTGGCGGCCGCCCACCTGGCCGACGCGGCGGTGGTGATCCTGCCCCCGCACAAGCGGCAGAGCGCCTGGACCAGGATGGTCGCCGGCCGGCCGGTCGAGGAGGGCACGCTCGCCGAGCGCGGCCTGTCCGAGGTGCCCGGCCTGCGCGAGGTGATCGACGGCTTCCCGCCGATCCCGAGCCGCTGGCTGGACCCGGCGCAGGCGCCCGGCTGGTTGCTCCCGGCCGCGTTCGGCCCGATCGGCGCGCTGCTGGTCACCCCGCTGCCCGGTAACGCCGAGCCGGCCGGGGCGCTGATCCTGGCCCGCGGCGGGCCGCAGGCCTCGTTCAGCGAGGCGGACGAGGCTCTCGCCCGGGTGTTCGCGGCCCGGGCCGGCGCCGCCCTGGCCGCCGCCACCCTCTACCGCGACCAGGTGGACACCACCTCGGTGCTGCAGGCCGATCTGCTGCCGCCGGAGCTGCCGGTGTCCGAGGGGTTCGAGCTGGCCGGGTCCTACCAGGCGGCGTTCGAGGCGCTCCAGGTCGGCGGCGACTTCTACGAGGTGTTCGGCCCGTCCGGGGCGAGCACCGACACCCTCCTCGCGCTCGGGGACGTGTGCGGCATCGGGCCGGAGGCGGCGGTGCTGACCGGCAAGGTGCGCCAGACGCTGCGCGCGCTGCGCCTCATGCACGCCGGGCCGGAGACCATGCTGCGGGTGCTCAACCAGGCGCTGCTGGCGTCCGGCCGCAACCAGCGGTTCGTCACGCTGGTGGTCGGCTCGGTGACCCGGGCCGAGCACGGCCGGGTCCGGTTGGAGCTGGTCAGCGGCGGCCACCCGAGGCCGCTGGTGCTGCGCGCCGACCGGACGGTCGAGGAGGTGCCGGTCAGCGGCACCCTGATCGGGGTGATGCCGGAGACGGTGGTGCACCCGGCCACCGTGGAGCTGGCCCCCGGCGAGCTGTGCCTGCTCTACAGCGACGGCCTGACCGAGGCGCGCGGCGGGCCGGGTGGGCGTGACGAGTTCGGCGAGACCCGGCTGCGGCAGGCGCTGTCCTCCTGTGCCGGCCTGCCCGGCGCGGTCGCCCTGGAACGCCTGCGTCAACTCGTCTCCGATTGGGTACACGGGGGCACCACAGACGACATCGCCATGCTGAGCATCCGCGCGGCCGAGAGGACGCCGCTCAGCCTGCGCGGCGGCGGAGCACCGAACGAGTCGCCCTACCTGAGGGCCGCCCGCCGCGCCGACCGGAGGGCCCGACCGCGCGCATGA
- a CDS encoding cobalamin B12-binding domain-containing protein, with product MIITRSPRSLDDPGLYQHYLDLVGDGDEFGATELAHALLDDGVPAQRIMVDLIGGTQARVGELWAANEWSVAREHAATAVNERVLAALAVGLSAPPRRGRITLACVDGEWHGLPARILGELLKMDGWRVDFLGASVPGPHLITHLHQTGPDAVALSCMIPTRLPRAHAAITACRAAGVPVIAGGRGMGPGGRYAERLGADAWAGSAEEAVARLGGDWPPPLAPEFPTEFLGDEEYSHLVRSRPQLIDTAMHRLAAVVPAVQHYDEQQLEATREDFGHIADFLAASLYLTEPHIFQDFTAWTAQVLAARRVPVSALRAGLRLVRDQLIDFPAATATLDLALADLPAS from the coding sequence ATGATCATCACCCGTTCGCCTCGTTCGCTCGACGATCCCGGCCTCTACCAGCACTATCTGGACCTGGTCGGTGACGGTGACGAGTTCGGCGCCACCGAGCTGGCCCATGCTCTGCTCGACGACGGCGTCCCGGCCCAGCGGATCATGGTCGATCTGATCGGCGGCACCCAGGCCCGGGTCGGTGAGCTGTGGGCCGCCAACGAGTGGTCGGTGGCCCGGGAGCACGCCGCCACCGCTGTCAACGAGCGGGTGCTGGCCGCCCTGGCCGTCGGCCTGAGCGCACCGCCCCGCCGCGGCCGGATCACCCTGGCCTGCGTGGACGGCGAGTGGCACGGCCTGCCCGCGCGGATCCTGGGCGAGCTGCTGAAGATGGACGGCTGGCGGGTCGACTTCCTCGGCGCCAGCGTCCCCGGCCCGCACCTGATCACCCACCTGCACCAGACCGGCCCGGACGCTGTCGCGCTGAGCTGCATGATCCCGACCCGGCTGCCCCGCGCGCACGCCGCCATCACCGCCTGCCGCGCGGCCGGCGTCCCGGTGATCGCCGGCGGTCGCGGCATGGGCCCCGGCGGCCGCTACGCCGAACGGCTGGGCGCCGACGCCTGGGCCGGCTCGGCCGAGGAGGCGGTGGCCCGGCTCGGCGGCGACTGGCCCCCGCCGCTCGCTCCGGAGTTCCCCACCGAGTTCCTGGGTGACGAGGAGTACTCCCACCTGGTCCGCTCCCGGCCGCAGCTGATCGACACCGCGATGCACCGGCTGGCCGCGGTGGTCCCGGCGGTCCAGCACTACGACGAGCAGCAGCTGGAGGCCACCCGGGAGGACTTCGGCCACATCGCCGACTTCCTGGCCGCCTCGCTCTACCTCACCGAGCCGCACATCTTCCAGGACTTCACCGCCTGGACCGCGCAGGTGCTCGCCGCCCGCCGGGTCCCGGTCTCCGCGCTGCGTGCCGGTCTGCGCCTGGTCCGTGACCAGCTGATCGACTTCCCGGCCGCCACCGCGACCCTCGACCTGGCGCTCGCCGACCTGCCGGCGTCCTGA